One Phalacrocorax aristotelis chromosome 12, bGulAri2.1, whole genome shotgun sequence DNA window includes the following coding sequences:
- the DUSP5 gene encoding LOW QUALITY PROTEIN: dual specificity protein phosphatase 5 (The sequence of the model RefSeq protein was modified relative to this genomic sequence to represent the inferred CDS: deleted 1 base in 1 codon), with product MPAGGSRDSLPGLSAVPLSVRPVPRPAAAGRALVPAPGPSRRSSRSCPGYGGVRPAAGMKVTSLDCRQLRKLLRKEPSRCLVLDCRPYLSYSASCLRGSLNVNLNSVVMRRARGGAVPLHFVVPDAAARARLLRGGEGGGGGTARLAAVVVLDQGTGHWQKLKKDSTAQIVLNALLSSLPEAGARVCFLKGGYETFNSQYPECCVDGKLISLERTEAERNLASHCEKQNANHKPAYDQGGPVEILPFLYLGSAYHASKCEFLANLHITALLNVSRKSSESFKDQYCYKWIPVEDSHTADISSHFQEAIDFIDYIRRMGGKILVHCEAGISRSPTICMAYLMKTKKLRLEEAFDYIKQRRSLISPNFGFMGQLLQYESEILSSTPSPPVASCKREAASFFAEELTLGKNFEGSCFAFPTSVLSSVPIHSPVHQLKLSPMTASSSC from the exons ATGCCCGCTGGCGGCAGCCGGGATTCCCTGCCCGGGCTCAGCGCGGTGCCGCTGTCCGTCCGTCCTGTCCCTCGTCCCGCTGCCGCCGGCCGAGCTCTCGTGCCAGCACCGGGACCCTCCCGCCGCTCCTCCCGCTCCTGCCCCGGCTACGGCGGGGTGCGACCCGCGGCCGGCATGAAAGTCACGTCCCTCGACTGCCGCCAGCTGCGGAAGCTCCTGCGGAAGGAGCCCTCCCGCTGCCTGGTGCTGGACTGCCGGCCCTACCTGTCCTACTCGGCCTCCTGCCTCCGCGGCTCCCTCAACGTCAACCTGAACTCGGTGGTGATGCGGCGGGCCCGTGGCGGGGCCGTCCCGCTCCACTTCGTGGTGCCCGACGCGGCAGCCCGCGCCCGGCTGCTGCGGGGCGGCgagggggggggcggc ggcacCGCCCGCCTGGCGGCCGTCGTGGTGCTGGACCAGGGCACGGGGCACTGGCAGAAGCTGAAGAAGGACAGCACGGCTCAGATCGTCCTCAACGCCCTGCTTTCCAGCCTGCCGGAGGCTGGGGCCAGGGTCTGCTTCCTGAAAG gGGGATATGAAACTTTTAACTCACAATATCCTGAGTGCTGCGTGGATGGAAAACTCATTTCCCTGGAGAGGACTGAGGCAGAAAGAAACCTTGCCAGCCACTGTGAGAAGCAGAATGCCAACCACAAACCTGCTTACGACCAG GGTGGTCCAGTCGAAATCCTGCCTTTTCTCTACCTTGGTAGTGCCTATCATGCTTCCAAGTGTGAATTTCTTGCCAACCTGCACATCACAGCCCTGCTCAATGTCTCCAGGAAAAGCTCGGAGTCCTTCAAAGACCAGTATTGCTACAAGTGGATCCCGGTGGAGGACAGTCACACTGCAGATATCAGTTCACACTTCCAGGAAGCCATCGACTTCATCG ATTATATCAGACGTATGGGGGGAAAGATCCTGGTGCACTGCGAAGCGGGGATTTCACGCTCTCCCACCATCTGCATGGCGTATCTCATGAAGACGAAGAAGCTCCGCCTGGAGGAAGCCTTCGATTACATCAAGCAGCGCCGGAGCCTGATCTCACCAAACTTTGGTTTCATGGGCCAGTTGCTACAATACGAGTCAGAGATCTTGTCTTCCACTCCCAGCCCCCCTGTCGCTTCCTGCAAAAGAGAAGCTGCATCTTTCTTTGCAGAAGAACTGACATTAGGCAAAAACTTTGAAGGCTCATGTTTTGCCTTTCCTACCTCAGTGCTGAGTTCTGTGCCCATCCACTCCCCCGTCCACCAGCTGAAACTCAGCCCGATGACGGCATCTTCGTCCTGCTGA